A window of the Myxocyprinus asiaticus isolate MX2 ecotype Aquarium Trade chromosome 11, UBuf_Myxa_2, whole genome shotgun sequence genome harbors these coding sequences:
- the LOC127448580 gene encoding spindle and kinetochore-associated protein 3-like codes for MNPSERFFAKLRKLTVYLEAESTSLLHASQNLKDDDDDEENGAQALYQLHSEVRALKRQVQDQVATHDALSTELRTFIKKCLVLKQRTTEDIDRLQKHYEKYGYRPRKATLGNSETNGTKEVGEREELDKTDAAQEHEEMGHGIYKEGHESETPEKMPPPSVSQLLTPKLSDFGLSALHFQRVVGEAEPLQSTAPVPAVALSPPPFVMNMQPQPKTPKCSLRMDEDAPTPRLEDFGISEYTMCWNNDFTLDLFSKKPPKASSKTMENDQKLPHAFSTLSSVPNNGVCNESLESPEPPVFCTPGFKIEKHRVPSSPPLDRQNNLDSTPHPNNCPTPEFPTFETPFVSKLLKKEAREGKSVRSVGLLEGSFRLPDLSTTDRAPSFDAPEMPKILIYEEEAMPEMPTLHSHFGCSLASKPASGESLPGKKMGAGNVLELKQATVPLLETEDGHNQDWCLSTPKMRMTFHTEPCTPEMPDISSVTQDILKLVAQCKS; via the exons ATGAATCCCTCAGAGCGTTTCTTTGCAAAGCTCCGGAAACTGACTGTTTATCTGGAGGCTGAAAGCACCAGTCTCCTGCATGCAAGTCAAAACCTCAAAGATGATGACGACGACG AAGAGAATGGGGCTCAAGCACTATACCAGCTACACTCTGAAGTCAGAGCACTGAAG CGGCAAGTTCAGGATCAGGTGGCCACACATGATGCATTGAGTACTGAGCTCAGGACCTTCATCAAAAAATGTTTGGTGTTGAAGCAGAGGACCACAGAAGACATTGACAGACTACAGAAACATTATGAGAAATATGGCTACAGACCTCGAAAAGCAACACTGGGAAATTCAG AGACGAATGGTACAAAAGAGGTAGGGGAGCGAGAAGAGCTGGATAAGACTGATGCAGCACAGGAACATGAAGAGATGGGACATGGGATTTATAAAGAGGGCCATGAATCAGAGACACCTGAGAAAATGCCGCCACCTTCTGTCAGCCAGCTGCTTACTCCAAAGCTCTCAGATTTTGGCCTTTCCGCACTCCATTTTCAAAGAGTGGTTGGGGAAGCAGAGCCACTACAGAGTACCGCTCCTGTCCCAGCTGTGGCTCTGTCACCACCACCGTTTGTCATGAACATGCAGCCACAGCCAAAGACACCAAAATGCTCCCTGCGGATGGACGAGGATGCACCGACCCCACGACTAGAGGACTTTGGCATCTCTGAGTATACTATGTGCTGGAACAATGATTTCACCCTGGATCTGTTCAGCAAGAAACCACCAAAGGCCAGCAG CAAAACAATGGAGAATGATCAGAAACTCCCTCATGCCTTCTCCACTCTCTCTTCTGTTCCTAACAATGGTGTATGCAATG AGAGTTTGGAATCCCCAGAGCCTCCTGTGTTTTGCACACCAGGATTTAAGATTGAAAAACACAGGGTCCCATCTTCTCCACCACTGGATAGACAGAATAATCTTGATTCTACCCCTCATCCTAATAACTGTCCTACCCCAGAGTTCCCCACATTTGAAACGCCTTTTGTCAGCAAGCTCTTAAAAAAG GAGGCCAGAGAGGGAAAAAGTGTCAGGTCTGTGGGTTTACTGGAGGGCAGCTTTCGCTTACCAGATCTCTCAACCACAGACAGAGCGCCTTCGTTTGATGCTCCAGAGatgccaaaaatcttaatttatgaaGAGGAAGCCATGCCTGAGATGCCTACTCTGCACTCTCATTTTGGGTGTTCTCTTGCTTCT AAACCTGCATCTGGTGAAAGTCTCCCTGGGAAGAAGATGGGGGCAGGTAATGTGTTAGAGCTGAAGCAGGCTACTGTTCCCTTGCTGGAGACTGAAGATGGCCACAACCAGGACTGGTGCCTTTCTACCCCAAAAATGAGAATGACGTTCCATACGGAGCCATGCACACCAGAGATGCCTGATATAAGTTCAGTCACACAGGATATCTTAAAA CTTGTGGCTCAGTGCAAGTCTTGA
- the LOC127448589 gene encoding histone deacetylase complex subunit SAP18-like — MAVESRVTQEEIKKEPEKPVDREKTCPLLLRVFTTNNGRHHRIDEFARGNVPSSELQIYTWMDATLKELTSLVKEVYPEARKKGTHFGFAIVYPDPKRQMYRVKEIGNTVSGRKGADDSMTLQSQRFQIGDYLDIAITPPNRAPPIQGRMRPY, encoded by the exons ATGGCTGTGGAATCCAGGGTGACACAAGAGGAAATCAAAAAAGAGCCAGAAAAGCCAGTAGACAGAGAAaag ACATGCCCACTTCTCCTGAGGGTGTTTACCACCAACAACGGCAGGCATCATCGCATAGACGAGTTTGCCCGGGGAAATGTGCCATCTAGCGAGCTACAGATTTACACCTG GATGGATGCTACTTTGAAAGAATTGACAAGTCTAGTGAAAGAGGTCTATCCAGAAGCTCGAAAGAAAGGAACACATTTTGGATTTGCCATTGTTTACCCTGATCCTAAGCGACAAATGTACAG GGTTAAAGAGATCGGCAATACAGTTTCGGGACGCAAAGGTGCAGATGACTCTATGACACTTCAGTCTCAACGCTTTCAGATTGGAGATTACCTTGACATTGCCATCACACCGCCTAACCGTGCACCTCCTATTCAAGGACGCATGAGACCCTACTGA
- the LOC127448578 gene encoding potassium/sodium hyperpolarization-activated cyclic nucleotide-gated channel 1-like isoform X2, with amino-acid sequence MCMVAITFLNLIGIPMEIAFLDGHSGVGWEGFNVFSDTLFLIDVGLNFRMGIINEDSEGAILDLKRIRQRYLKSWFVPDMVAAFPVGYILLIADLQYHDDSPSSKASKMMRILMFVRILSLVRLLRVSRLVRFFNEVERVSNANLEVVRVFLRILSLFMMIFLLCHWNGCIQYFVPMLEEFPSDCWVRKENLLNATVGEKYSFGVFRALSHMTAISYGSSETPTNEVELWIVMTSIVSGALMYTVMVANTAAMMTDVDTTARTYKSKMNHLEDYMTFMKLPKALRMRINDYFQARYAGKWYDEKDVLKWVSSSLREEILMTMCSGHVRKVPIFRNRDVNFINAILLELQYEVFQEGDIIICRNGPGDRMFLIEHGQVRVENEFFQRELCDGDYFGESCLLTRGRRLATVQALTICQLFSLSVDSFRRVLEDYPDIRRDLEISQSDKDTLLC; translated from the exons ATGTGTATGGTGGCCATAACTTTTCTGAATCTAATTGGAATCCCAATGGAGATTGCCTTTCTAGACGGCCACAGTGGAGTAGGTTGGGAGGGTTTTAACGTGTTCTCGGACACACTGTTCCTGATTGACGTTGGGCTTAACTTTCGCATGGGTATCATTAACGAGGACAGTGAG GGAGCCATTCTTGATTTGAAAAGGATTCGACAACGTTACTTAAAGAGCTGGTTTGTACCTGATATGGTGGCAGCATTCCCAGTTGGCTACATACTACTTATTGCG GACCTACAATACCATGATGACTCTCCTTCATCAAAGGCAAGCAAAATGATGCGCATTCTGATGTTTGTGAGAATCCTCAGCCTTGTCCGCCTACTGCGTGTATCCCGGCTTGTACGGTTTTTCAATGAGGTGGAGAGG GTTTCCAATGCTAACTTGGAGGTTGTGAGGGTATTCCTAAGAATCTTGTctttatttatgatgattttccTGCTGTGTCACTGGAATGGCTGTATTCAGTATTTTGTACCTATGCTTGAGGAGTTTCCTTCAGACTGCTGGGTTAGAAAAGAGAATCTACTG AATGCCACAGTGGGAGAGAAGTATTCTTTTGGAGTCTTTCGGGCGCTCTCTCATATGACTGCAATATCATATGGTTCCTCTGAAACACCAACAA ATGAGGTCGAGCTGTGGATTGTCATGACTAGCATTGTGTCTGGAGCCCTAATGTACACAGTAATGGTTGCAAACACCGCTGCTATGATGACTGATGTGGACACAACAGCAAGAACATACAAGAGCAAG ATGAATCATCTGGAAGATTACATGACTTTCATGAAGCTTCCCAAAGCCCTACGTATGCGTATCAATGACTACTTTCAGGCTCGTTATGCAGGAAAATGGTATGATGAGAAGGACGTCCTAAAATGGGTGTCCTCATCTCTCAGAGAG GAAATTTTGATGACCATGTGCTCCGGTCATGTGAGAAAAGTTCCCATCTTCCGAAACCGTGACGTAAATTTCATCAATGCCATTCTCCTGGAGCTGCAGTATGAGGTCTTCCAGGAGGGTGACATCATCATCTGTCGCAATGGTCCTGGTGACCGCATGTTTTTAATTGAACATGGGCAAGTCCGTGTGGAGAATGAGTTCTTCCAGAGGGAACTGTGTGATGGAGACTACTTTGGAG AGTCTTGTCTCCTAACAAGAGGAAGGCGTTTGGCCACAGTACAAGCTCTGACTATCTGTCAGCTTTTTTCCTTGTCAGTGGACAGCTTTCGTCGTGTTCTGGAGGACTACCCTGACATCAGGAGGGACCTGGAAATATCGCAATCGGACAAAGACACTCTGTTATGTTGA